A region of Candidatus Omnitrophota bacterium DNA encodes the following proteins:
- a CDS encoding alpha/beta fold hydrolase yields the protein MKTPGLEAVIPAVVSGTLATVDRQKISFQHFKNGGLAVIIIAHGYYNSKQCLLLQQLTQALGGEYDIFMFDFRGHGKSSGVFTWTSREENDLRAVLDFIAPQYPKIGLVAFSMGASISINLLANDKRVDSFICVSAPSNISRIDYWVWALDWKGDVAYILSDPKGKIGKGVRPGPFWLAKKRPIDNVGKITIPIMFMHGSRDWVIRPWHSEALYQKASGTKKMIIIKNGPHAEYLMRDYPGQFVTEVKKWFLGTL from the coding sequence ATGAAAACGCCGGGCCTTGAAGCAGTTATTCCCGCGGTAGTCAGCGGTACGCTTGCCACCGTTGACCGCCAGAAAATATCATTCCAGCATTTTAAGAATGGCGGGCTCGCCGTTATCATTATTGCGCATGGTTATTATAATAGTAAACAGTGCCTGCTTTTGCAGCAGTTGACTCAGGCGCTTGGCGGAGAGTACGATATTTTTATGTTTGATTTTCGCGGGCATGGCAAAAGCAGCGGCGTGTTTACCTGGACGAGCCGGGAAGAGAATGATTTACGGGCGGTATTAGATTTTATCGCTCCGCAATACCCTAAGATCGGGTTGGTTGCTTTTTCTATGGGAGCAAGCATCAGTATTAATCTCCTCGCTAATGATAAACGCGTGGATAGTTTTATTTGTGTCAGCGCGCCGTCGAATATATCGAGAATTGATTACTGGGTATGGGCCCTTGACTGGAAAGGTGACGTGGCGTACATTTTATCGGATCCTAAGGGAAAAATCGGTAAAGGCGTGCGACCGGGGCCATTCTGGCTGGCTAAGAAGAGGCCCATTGATAACGTCGGTAAGATCACCATTCCGATCATGTTCATGCACGGCAGCCGGGATTGGGTGATCAGGCCGTGGCATTCCGAGGCCCTATACCAAAAGGCAAGCGGGACGAAGAAAATGATCATTATAAAGAACGGGCCGCACGCAGAGTACTTAATGCGGGATTATCCCGGGCAATTCGTCACAGAAGTAAAAAAATGGTTTCTTGGTACACTATGA
- a CDS encoding LacI family DNA-binding transcriptional regulator, translating into MSLREIGKKLKVSRFTVARVLREDRYVSEKTRALVLDYLKKEPYAPNIHSARLLSGKINVLGLLFFGGGLFSMEPYVQEIIKGVSEAAKKEGYQVMLFTQDKFNSFECLNTYLNKSVSGFILPAIGKDNYKDVLGLQDKKVPLVLLCSHLKDLSSFDCDNVTGGYLATKYLLDSGRKRIAFIHGHKNWVDAEDRFRGYKKALQEADKQVIIEYVQYNDDNNHVNYEKLAIERLLSLKEPPDAVFAANDRMALAAMSAIKQAGRDIPKDIAVIGFDNIPSCENFSPSLSTISQPVKDMAFAAAETLIKNVIPQGKNKDYTRFFEPKLVIRKST; encoded by the coding sequence ATGTCCCTTAGGGAAATAGGAAAAAAATTAAAAGTATCAAGGTTTACCGTAGCGCGGGTCTTAAGGGAAGACAGGTATGTTTCGGAAAAAACCCGCGCTTTGGTGCTGGATTACCTTAAAAAAGAACCCTACGCTCCTAATATCCATTCCGCCAGACTTCTTTCGGGAAAAATAAACGTCCTTGGGCTTCTTTTCTTTGGAGGAGGCCTCTTTAGTATGGAGCCTTATGTCCAGGAAATAATCAAAGGTGTAAGTGAAGCCGCCAAGAAAGAAGGCTATCAAGTCATGTTATTTACCCAGGATAAATTTAATAGTTTTGAATGTTTGAATACGTATCTGAATAAATCAGTATCAGGTTTTATCTTGCCGGCTATCGGAAAAGACAATTATAAAGACGTGCTTGGATTGCAGGATAAAAAGGTACCCTTAGTCCTTTTATGTTCGCATCTTAAGGATCTTTCTTCTTTCGACTGCGATAATGTTACGGGAGGCTATCTGGCAACAAAATATTTATTGGATTCCGGCCGCAAGAGGATAGCGTTCATTCATGGCCACAAGAACTGGGTGGATGCCGAGGATAGATTCAGAGGATATAAAAAAGCTTTACAAGAGGCGGACAAACAGGTAATAATTGAATACGTGCAATATAACGATGATAATAATCATGTTAATTATGAGAAACTGGCCATCGAAAGGCTGTTATCATTAAAAGAACCCCCCGACGCTGTCTTTGCCGCAAACGATAGGATGGCCCTTGCGGCGATGTCAGCTATTAAACAAGCCGGCAGGGATATACCCAAAGATATAGCCGTGATCGGCTTTGACAATATACCGAGCTGTGAAAATTTTTCTCCTTCCTTATCTACGATTTCTCAGCCGGTAAAAGATATGGCCTTTGCGGCTGCCGAGACATTGATCAAAAATGTCATCCCCCAAGGCAAAAATAAGGACTACACGCGTTTTTTTGAGCCAAAACTTGTTATTAGAAAATCAACCTAA
- a CDS encoding glycoside hydrolase family 3 C-terminal domain-containing protein: protein MNMFKYIFVTLLVTFTISCGGLQGFGSETQAVAATAIDKAENLAPVPAIETRINDLLKQMSLAEKLSLCHANSKFNTAGIERLGIPRVAMSDGPHGVRRETAANSWEPAGWEDDYVTYLPTGSALASTWNREMGRRFGETLGTEARHRNKDILLGPGINIVRTPVCGRNFEYYGEDPYQVGQMASEVVRGIQSNDVAACVKHYALNNQEWNRGWVNVVADERTLREIYLPAFEAAVRAGAWTIMTSYNKFRGQWCGENKYLVNDILKGEWGFDGVCISDWGGTHSTRDAAVNGLDIEMGTSDNYDTFFFANPLRQAVERGEIPESVVDDKVRRILRFMIRAGMLDPSTRKTGSRNTAANQQAVRDVAGEAMVLLKNDGVLPLDINKTLKLAVIGENAVMQHANQGGSSAIRALYEITPLEGLKRKGGGMVKITYVEGYRDTGDATVFEAISDKYVQTTDPKSNIRSWKGEYFNNRNLNGQPVEIRYEKAMDFNWKDLGPAAGVSKDNFSARWTADILPTANGIYNLGLTSDDGSRLKINGKVVIDNWADHAEERKDAKIELAAGQTYRFEVEYYESSGDAMVKLGWVRPDSRVGPEVEFAEAIKAARAADAVLVFAGQNHRYDMEGEDRRDIRLHGRQNELIEAVAAANPRTAVFLISGSAVEMPWIDKVPCVVQTWYAGMEAGNAVADIVFGDVNPSGKLPITFPKRLEDCPAHAIGQYNDKDCEYKEGLLVGYRYYDTRNVEPLFPFGHGLSYTTFKYSNLNVDPKTLVASVDITNTGKRKGKEVVQLYVHDVESRLLRPVKELKGFEKVELAPGETKQVIFRLNERALAFYDAEAKGWVAEPGEFDILVGSSSRDIRLQTRFAYAGR from the coding sequence ATGAATATGTTTAAGTACATTTTCGTCACACTTCTGGTAACATTCACTATATCATGCGGCGGACTCCAGGGTTTTGGATCAGAAACTCAAGCTGTTGCCGCGACCGCTATCGACAAAGCTGAGAACCTCGCGCCGGTGCCGGCAATTGAAACACGCATCAATGACCTGCTGAAGCAGATGTCGCTGGCCGAAAAGCTTTCGCTTTGCCACGCCAATTCGAAGTTCAATACCGCCGGGATTGAACGGCTGGGGATCCCCCGTGTGGCGATGTCCGACGGCCCGCACGGAGTACGGCGCGAAACCGCCGCCAACTCCTGGGAGCCCGCGGGGTGGGAGGATGACTACGTGACCTATCTCCCGACCGGCTCCGCGCTGGCATCGACTTGGAATCGGGAAATGGGACGCCGATTCGGCGAAACATTGGGCACGGAGGCGCGTCATCGTAACAAGGACATCCTCCTGGGCCCCGGCATCAACATCGTCCGCACTCCCGTCTGTGGCCGCAATTTTGAGTATTACGGCGAGGACCCGTACCAAGTCGGCCAGATGGCGTCCGAGGTGGTGCGCGGCATCCAGAGCAACGATGTGGCGGCGTGCGTGAAGCACTACGCGCTGAATAACCAGGAGTGGAACCGCGGTTGGGTCAACGTGGTGGCCGACGAGCGCACCCTGCGCGAAATTTACCTGCCGGCGTTCGAGGCGGCCGTCCGCGCGGGTGCCTGGACTATCATGACCTCCTACAACAAGTTCCGGGGACAGTGGTGCGGGGAGAACAAGTACCTCGTGAACGACATTCTCAAGGGGGAGTGGGGGTTCGACGGCGTCTGTATTTCGGACTGGGGCGGAACGCACAGCACGCGCGATGCCGCGGTGAACGGGCTCGATATAGAGATGGGCACGTCGGACAACTACGACACCTTCTTCTTTGCGAATCCCCTTCGGCAGGCCGTCGAGCGCGGGGAGATTCCGGAGAGCGTCGTCGACGACAAGGTCCGGCGGATCCTCCGCTTCATGATCCGGGCCGGTATGCTTGATCCGTCGACACGCAAGACCGGATCGCGCAACACCGCCGCAAACCAGCAGGCGGTCCGGGATGTCGCCGGCGAGGCGATGGTGCTGCTGAAGAACGACGGCGTCCTGCCGCTCGACATTAACAAGACACTGAAGCTCGCGGTGATCGGCGAGAACGCCGTCATGCAGCATGCGAATCAAGGCGGCAGTTCGGCGATCCGCGCGCTTTACGAAATCACCCCGCTCGAGGGGCTGAAACGCAAGGGCGGGGGAATGGTTAAGATCACGTACGTGGAGGGCTACCGGGACACGGGCGACGCCACGGTCTTCGAAGCGATCAGCGATAAGTATGTGCAGACCACGGATCCCAAGTCAAACATCCGGAGTTGGAAGGGCGAGTACTTCAACAACCGTAATCTGAATGGTCAGCCGGTCGAGATCCGGTATGAGAAGGCCATGGACTTTAACTGGAAGGACCTGGGTCCGGCCGCAGGTGTATCCAAGGATAACTTCTCCGCGCGGTGGACGGCTGATATCCTGCCGACTGCCAACGGGATCTATAACTTGGGCCTCACGAGCGACGACGGTTCGAGGCTGAAGATCAACGGCAAGGTGGTGATCGACAACTGGGCCGATCATGCAGAGGAACGGAAAGACGCGAAGATCGAGTTGGCCGCGGGCCAGACCTACCGCTTCGAGGTGGAGTACTATGAATCCAGCGGCGATGCGATGGTCAAACTGGGTTGGGTCCGGCCGGACTCCCGCGTCGGCCCCGAAGTCGAATTTGCCGAGGCGATCAAGGCGGCGCGCGCGGCAGATGCCGTGCTGGTGTTCGCGGGCCAGAACCATCGGTACGACATGGAGGGTGAGGACCGTCGTGACATCCGGCTGCACGGGCGGCAGAACGAGTTGATCGAGGCAGTCGCGGCGGCCAATCCGCGCACTGCCGTGTTCCTGATCTCCGGCAGCGCCGTAGAGATGCCGTGGATCGACAAAGTGCCCTGCGTGGTCCAGACGTGGTATGCCGGCATGGAAGCCGGAAACGCCGTGGCCGACATCGTGTTCGGTGACGTCAACCCCTCCGGCAAGCTGCCGATCACGTTTCCCAAGCGGCTCGAGGACTGTCCAGCCCACGCGATCGGGCAGTACAACGATAAGGACTGCGAGTATAAGGAAGGCCTGCTGGTCGGCTACCGTTACTACGACACTCGGAACGTGGAACCCCTTTTCCCGTTCGGGCACGGATTGTCCTACACGACATTCAAGTACAGCAACCTGAATGTGGACCCCAAGACCCTTGTCGCTAGCGTGGACATCACGAACACGGGCAAGCGCAAGGGCAAGGAAGTCGTGCAACTCTACGTCCACGATGTCGAGTCCCGCCTGCTCCGCCCCGTGAAGGAGCTCAAGGGGTTCGAGAAGGTGGAGTTGGCGCCGGGCGAAACGAAGCAGGTCATCTTCCGTTTGAACGAGCGAGCCCTCGCGTTCTACGACGCTGAGGCGAAGGGTTGGGTCGCCGAACCCGGCGAATTCGACATTCTCGTCGGCAGTTCATCCCGCGACATCCGGCTCCAGACCCGCTTTGCGTATGCGGGGCGATAG
- a CDS encoding YSC84-related protein codes for MVKRALAVLCMAFAVMFCLETYSYAVSAKDIDAGVDVSLKTLQDIKGGGDVIDKAKGLLIFPSVFKGAIGIGGEYGEGALRIRGKTVDYYSTAAASIGFQLGGQKKTIIIAFMTDEALKNFRDSQGWKIGADASVAVIALGAGTQMSSAISNKPIVAFVFGEKGLMYDLSLNGAKVTKLQR; via the coding sequence ATGGTAAAGAGAGCGTTGGCTGTTTTATGCATGGCTTTTGCGGTAATGTTTTGCCTGGAGACGTATTCGTATGCTGTAAGCGCAAAGGATATAGATGCCGGAGTGGATGTATCGCTTAAAACCCTTCAGGATATAAAAGGAGGCGGTGACGTCATAGATAAGGCGAAGGGTCTGCTTATTTTTCCGTCAGTCTTTAAAGGGGCTATTGGAATAGGCGGAGAATACGGAGAAGGGGCCCTCAGGATACGCGGTAAGACGGTCGATTATTATAGTACTGCCGCCGCTTCGATAGGATTCCAGCTTGGCGGGCAGAAGAAGACCATTATAATCGCGTTCATGACCGATGAGGCTTTGAAGAATTTCAGGGATAGCCAGGGCTGGAAGATCGGCGCTGACGCATCCGTAGCTGTCATAGCGCTCGGGGCAGGCACCCAGATGAGCAGCGCTATTTCCAACAAGCCGATCGTCGCGTTCGTGTTCGGAGAAAAAGGACTGATGTATGACCTCAGCCTGAACGGCGCGAAGGTCACGAAGCTCCAAAGATAG
- a CDS encoding PEP-CTERM sorting domain-containing protein: protein MKKFYFATLVIMAVALISTPSTASANLLSDPGFETGTGWSNWGDSNYVTEVKMSGAQSAHAWSWNYADGKFEQTVDVTGGVAYKASGYLKSAGLDTGSAWIQFQWDGAGTAVESAKLTTANTDWTYFETPWTVAPDGATTAKLGYVLVSPTSHSGNDVYFDNANFDAQAVPEPASMLLLGSGLVGLFGFNRKKSVK from the coding sequence ATGAAGAAATTCTATTTTGCAACTTTGGTGATCATGGCAGTCGCGCTTATCTCAACGCCGTCAACAGCATCCGCTAACTTGCTCAGCGACCCTGGGTTTGAAACCGGCACTGGTTGGAGCAACTGGGGTGATAGCAACTATGTTACAGAGGTAAAGATGAGCGGCGCCCAGTCAGCGCATGCTTGGTCATGGAACTACGCCGATGGGAAGTTCGAACAGACGGTTGATGTTACGGGGGGTGTTGCCTATAAGGCAAGCGGCTATCTGAAATCTGCCGGTTTAGATACCGGTAGCGCTTGGATACAGTTCCAGTGGGATGGTGCGGGAACGGCCGTAGAGAGCGCCAAGCTTACAACCGCTAATACCGACTGGACGTACTTTGAAACTCCATGGACGGTAGCGCCGGACGGCGCCACGACGGCAAAGCTGGGTTATGTTCTGGTATCTCCTACTAGCCATAGCGGCAATGATGTCTACTTCGACAATGCCAACTTTGATGCGCAGGCAGTTCCGGAACCGGCAAGCATGCTTTTGCTCGGCTCAGGATTGGTCGGTTTGTTTGGTTTCAACAGAAAAAAGTCAGTTAAGTAA
- a CDS encoding VIT family protein codes for MVAARSSHREHHRTYRIGWLRAAVLGANDGIVSTASLIVGVAAAHASRGSVLVAGVAGLVAGAMSMAAGEYVSVSSQADTERADLARERKELDVDNENEHRELASIYEGRGLDPPLAKQVAEQLMAHDALSAHARDELGISLNFIAHPLQAAWASAASFSVGAAMPLLIVFVVPGTKLVPVVFGVTLVFLAGLGALAAFVGGAPIARAAIRVTFWGALAMALTAAVGALFGKIV; via the coding sequence ATGGTGGCGGCCAGAAGTAGTCATAGGGAACATCATCGTACGTACCGGATTGGTTGGTTACGTGCCGCAGTTCTGGGCGCGAACGATGGGATAGTATCAACCGCAAGCCTCATTGTGGGCGTAGCTGCGGCTCACGCGTCTAGAGGTTCAGTATTGGTCGCCGGCGTCGCCGGTTTGGTCGCAGGGGCGATGTCAATGGCGGCCGGCGAGTACGTATCGGTAAGCTCACAGGCCGATACCGAAAGAGCAGACCTGGCGCGCGAGCGCAAGGAACTCGATGTAGATAATGAAAACGAGCACAGGGAGCTGGCGTCAATCTACGAGGGCCGGGGACTGGATCCGCCGCTCGCAAAACAGGTTGCCGAGCAATTGATGGCCCATGACGCATTGTCGGCACACGCCCGTGACGAACTCGGCATCTCTCTTAATTTCATCGCTCACCCGTTACAAGCCGCGTGGGCATCGGCAGCGAGTTTTTCTGTCGGCGCAGCGATGCCGCTTCTCATCGTGTTTGTAGTTCCGGGAACGAAATTGGTTCCCGTTGTTTTTGGGGTCACGCTTGTTTTTCTCGCGGGGTTAGGGGCGCTGGCGGCATTCGTAGGCGGAGCACCCATAGCGAGAGCAGCTATTCGCGTTACGTTTTGGGGAGCATTAGCAATGGCGTTGACGGCCGCCGTGGGTGCCCTTTTTGGAAAAATCGTGTAA
- the greA gene encoding transcription elongation factor GreA: protein MSDIYLTEEGYQKLVKDLERLKTVKRRQLSKAIGEARDHGDISENSEYDAAKEDQAFNEKKIAELEAKLAYVRILNDEEMPKDKILIGATVELEDLDTEEKIVYMLVSEVEADYKQGKISVSSPVGKGLINHKEGEAIEIKIPAGILHYKILKISR from the coding sequence GTGAGCGATATATATCTGACCGAAGAAGGTTATCAAAAATTGGTAAAGGACCTGGAGCGCTTAAAAACGGTGAAGCGCAGGCAATTATCGAAAGCTATAGGAGAAGCCAGGGATCACGGAGACATTTCTGAGAATTCCGAATATGATGCCGCCAAGGAAGATCAGGCTTTTAATGAAAAAAAGATAGCCGAGTTGGAAGCGAAGCTGGCCTATGTGCGTATTCTTAATGATGAAGAGATGCCTAAAGACAAGATTTTGATCGGCGCGACAGTAGAGCTCGAGGACCTGGATACAGAAGAGAAGATAGTGTATATGCTGGTTTCTGAGGTAGAGGCGGACTATAAGCAGGGGAAGATATCCGTTTCATCGCCTGTCGGCAAAGGTTTAATAAATCATAAAGAGGGCGAAGCAATAGAGATAAAAATTCCGGCAGGTATTCTACACTACAAAATATTAAAAATTTCGCGATAA